One region of Bombus affinis isolate iyBomAffi1 chromosome 3, iyBomAffi1.2, whole genome shotgun sequence genomic DNA includes:
- the LOC126914585 gene encoding alanine--glyoxylate aminotransferase 2-like, giving the protein MAESLEQMPKSETIRLRERYIGQACKLFYKSNPLKIVRAEGQYMFDERGNRFLDCINNVAHVGHCHPTVLRAGQEQMALLSTNNRFLHDDLVICARRLTSLLPEPLSICFLVNSGSEANDLALRLAQTHTKNKDIITLDHAYHGHLTSMIDISPYKFNKPNGPGKKDWVHVAPCPDVYRGKYRDIDHPNEDLGVKYADDVKNICQNLKNEGKGVCAFIAESLMSVGGQILPPQNYFRNAYKHVREAGGVCIADEVQVGFGRVGSHMWAFQLYGEDVIPDIVTVGKPMGNGHPVAAVITTPAIAGSFKDTGIEYFNTYGGNPVSCAIANAVMEVIERENLQENALKVGNHLMMELRKLAKRRKIIGDVRGVGLFAGIELVRDRIERSPATSEAKHVVSRMKDRKILISSDGPDDNILKLKPPMVFTIENVNHLVSTLDEVLEEVDIGVEKKYEPTTTILKATISKMDVETENTTCSSGKPLLVRAN; this is encoded by the exons ATGGCCGAATCATTGGAACAGATGCCAAAATCTGAGACGATTAGACTCCGGGAGCGATATATTGG GCAAGCGTgcaaattattttacaaatcGAACCCTTTAAAAATTGTCCGAGCCGAAGGGCAGTACATGTTCGATGAAAGAGGCAATCGTTTCTTGGACTGTATCAATAACGTTGCTCACG tGGGTCACTGTCACCCAACGGTGTTGCGCGCAGGCCAAGAACAAATGGCTTTGCTCTCCACCAACAACCGTTTCCTCCATGACGATCTGGTAATCTGCGCGCGTCGTTTGACCTCGCTTCTTCCGGAACCACTGTCCATCTGTTTCCTGGTAAACTCGGGCAGCGAGGCCAACGATCTCGCGCTTCGTCTCGCTCAGACGCATACGAAGAACAAGGATATTATCACTCTAGATCA TGCTTATCATGGCCATTTGACTTCGATGATCGATATTTCGCCGTACAAGTTCAACAAACCGAACGGACCTGGCAAAAAGGACTGGGTTCACGTG gcACCATGCCCGGATGTTTATCGAGGGAAGTATCGCGATATCGACCATCCTAACGAAGATCTGGGCGTAAAGTACGCCGATGATGTGAAGAATATTTGTCAGAATCTGAAGAACGAAGGCAAGGGCGTCTGTGCTTTCATCGCTGAAAGTTTAATGTCTGTCGGTGGGCAAATTCTGCCACCACAGAATTACTTCAGAAACGCGTACAA ACACGTTAGAGAAGCCGGTGGTGTTTGCATCGCGGATGAAGTTCAAGTCGGATTTGGAAGGGTTGGTAGCCACATGTGGGCCTTTCAGCTTTACGGCGAGGACGTTATACCGGACATAGTCACCGTAGGAAAACCCATGGGTAACGGACATCCTGTGGCAGCGGTGATTACCACCCCGGCCATTGCTGGAAGCTTCAAAGACACTGGAATAGAGTACTTTAATACG TATGGGGGAAATCCAGTATCCTGCGCCATAGCGAATGCCGTGATGGAAGTGATCGAGCGGGAGAATCTTCAAGAGAACGCTTTGAAGGTTGGTAATCATCTGATGATGGAATTGAGGAAGCTGGCCAAGCGACGAAAAATTATCGGTGACGTACGAGGTGTTGGACTGTTCGCGGGTATCGAGTTGGTACGCGACAGGATCGAGAGAAGCCCGGCGACTTCGGAAGCGAAGCACGTGGTCTCCAGGATGAAGGACAGGAAAATTTTGATAAGCAGCGACGGCCCGGACGACAATATCTTGAAATTGAAACCGCCGATGGTATTCACGATTGAGAATGTGAATCATTTGGTGTCTACTTTAGACGAAGTTCTCGAGGAAGTGGACATTGGCGTCGAAAAG AAGTACGAGCCCACGACGACTATTTTGAAGGCGACGATCTCTAAAATGGACGTGGAAACGGAAAACACCACGTGTTCAAGCGGGAAGCCGTTGCTCGTCCGCGCTAATTAA
- the LOC126914243 gene encoding uncharacterized protein LOC126914243 translates to MKNRGEAMVQVHMNWSENCNDTEIQIFLFKYTLSVLYSSFRKIRLGYRSSDVTTFELDFDSAVQAWIRGILSRKHFRLLHQSAVSIQRYWRGYRTRIMVDRYLVHRVHQMWQDYYNEMATRIQAFWRGYWIRKTVLDIEKMRRWLNEVYAKNEETVKNMKRFKQEEIECVQTIIEQESMQWILFILFKLHHLLRTKQRPGVFTRIDNTRFTLIEEMLRCLEYKRYMRDKKTKLKRKCEDCQIDRKPTLILRGTYYERCEKEIHEIRKNLEAGAVPIYRSNRIRFNIFYRSILIISFDKLVQSLSLRRNILRCPLH, encoded by the exons ATGAAAAATAGAGGGGAAGCAATGGTACAAGTACATATGAATTGGAGCGAAAATTGTAACGATACTGAAATACAGATTTTTCTCTTTAAATACACACTATCCGTTCTCTATTCTTCATTCCGAAAAATTCGATTAGGATACCGTTCTTCCGACGTTACAACGTTTGAATTGGATTTCGACTCGGCAGTGCAGGCTTGGATCCGCGGCATCCTCAGCCGAAAACATTTCCGATTGCTGCATCAGAGCGCAGTCAGCATTCAACGTTATTGGCGTGGCTATCGTACCAGGATCATGGTTGATCGATATCTGGTGCATCGTGTCCATCAAATGTGGCAGGATTACTATAACGAGATGGCCACGAGGATTCAAGCGTTTTGGCGTGGTTATTGGATCAGGAAAACCGTCCTTGACATAGAGAAAATGCGACGATGGTTGAACGAAGTCTATGCGAAGAACGAGGAAACCGTGAAGAACATGAAGAG GTTCAAACAGGAAGAGATAGAATGCGTGCAGACGATAATCGAACAAGAGTCCATGCAGTGGATACTGTTCATCCTCTTCAAG TTACATCATTTGCTGAGAACGAAGCAACGACCAGGTGTGTTCACCAGAATCGACAACACACGGTTCACTTTGATCGAGGAGATGCTGAGATGCTTGGAATATAAACGCTACATGCGCGATAAGAAGACGAAGTTAAAGAGGAAATGTGAGGATTGTCAAATTGATAGGAAACCAACGTTGATCTTACGTGGAACGTACTATGAAAGATGCGAGAAAGAGATTCACGAAATCCGGAAAAATCTGGAAGCAGGAGCCGTGCCAATATATAGAAGTA ATAGAATAAGATTTAACATCTTCTATCGTTCTATCTTGATAATCTCGTTTGACAAGTTAGTTCAGAGTTTAAGTTTACgtcgaaatattttacgatgTCCTTTACATTAA
- the LOC126914575 gene encoding vitellogenin-like yields the protein MSTGFNMWLPLTVLLLAGIVSADYDHGWHVNNEYVYLVRSRTLVNLNELSDQHTGILMKALLTIQVKDPQMLTAKVSQSQYARVLKSLPEGWDTEISDQMLELRDMPLSGKPFNIKLKHGVIRDIIVDRTIPTWEVNILKSIVSQLQVDSLGENAIRTSETQIPTDEYPYGMFRAMEDSVGGKCEVLYDIMPLPETNLYVQPELVPVPDLKREGHYIDIRKSKNFNKCDQRMNYQFGITGNKYWEAGSNKNGKFFSQSAMSRIIISGTLKSYTIQSAATTNIMYINPRFYDHEHGMVASRMNLTLAAVKKITNPLPKPNSPESTGNLVYIYSNPYSDMEERRVGKVVEDSDNMMLSDSISSISSSEEATKGQNYRSLSSDSSSSSSFSNSEEDHYWQPKPTMEDAPQNPLSSIYIGYMGKYIGKSNEVDVVAKSKELISQIANEMEDPNDVYENHILDKYSVLCNLFRTMNKEQMLQVDKHVRLSPHELKSMDKTQVLKQNAWTVLKSVVAQAGTGPAFLVIKNWIEMKEVDSKRGADLLAKLPKTVRAPTAEYIMEFFKLATGETVKNDLALNSSAIIAFSELVYNAQVNRKGLHNHYPVHTYGRLTPKHDKTVTEYYIPYLEMELKKAVESGQSTVIQTYIMALGNIGHPKILPVLEPYLEGKVQVTVFQRTLMVSALAKLAENFPKLARSILYKIYLNTMEEHQVRCTAVFILMQTDPPLTMLQRMAEFTKIDKNKHVNSAVKSTLESLANLKDAEYQTLAKKARVAKNLLSPSDYSYHYSHGYITESIMDEGNIISHMMLKYIGSDDSLIPNAIYYAVFSTYGDFKLPPFEVVTMVSSIRSILELNTSPEEKERIRLAAEKIAEQLNIIPDEFIPLEGNIMWNGKYGARFLPFDQTCLSLLRELLLMYLKGESEGKLINRLGSYDITYGFPTETGLPFVYNFELPMLLKITGAMNNDAKNLKTIKMKTDFRILYAMKIQGRMSFVTPFEHQEYIAGVDVDFNLHLPMKLTLDIDLPKQNFEIKIWPLKGEDKARLLHYSVVPYVASHNILNLHPLLTEKTAQMIIPDDIYLDTISDSDLLKVVLEADKSYDYKNWLDLDIDNLFNVIIAPWSSDNDNYCKVDVFLNLKREQVAPFVLKMSYDFMEMAPNAEDAKLWTPKATAMEPSDKHPDSEVRRKQWLNEAAKGVKSAKSQVIDIRLEVPVTSEETIMNVITVATSNSEIEKKGRTLVYWSCETLFEVCAASQTKVTPDNTVFYEEVAQLKPKVEFNADFRIGKVCSTGEQLNINSVATQSKELRERIKNSSLIKTCEKQMQQGNKILRACQNAAAISMILDQITISVDFQSQHFINFITKALNVIMNIDYLNEIAYIHTELSNLKVAGKRKIDIVANLTNDLESADVLISTPNMNIYAKDIDLSALEISVEDVLMAADENMDIQNLLYNEDEPACILDKTRAQTFDSKEYPLRVGKCWHVVMTTYPRVNPNNPNEKMRMHKFDSVSILTRDMENGQREMKVLLGDKEMKFVPTSSQPKIFVNEQLVKVTKDMSWQERMDDEVLYEIFQINDHSVGLVSDEYELNLVYDGKRIMMKAGDKFRKAIRGLCGNYDGNLINDFMAPEKCVFRKPEQFIARYALTKEECESEFFENSKLPIDQDCVYEEKNHLSNVISDKESGRRDTEESNWGYHKQTKSKECTTMRTHIKETENMICFTIRQVPSCAPGCWATEMKSKDYQYHCMKRNAASLALKARIEKGAKPDLSQKSVTLTEPINVPLACKA from the exons ATGTCCACGGGTTTCAACATGTGGCTACCACTGACGGTTTTATTGCTTG CGGGAATAGTTTCAGCCGACTACGACCATGGCTGGCATGTCAACAACGAGTACGTTTATCTTGTACGTAGTCGAACACTGGTCAATTTGAATGAATTATCCGATCAGCACACCGGTATCCTGATGAAAGCATTGCTCACGATACAAGTCAAAGATCCTCAGATGCTAACTGCGAAGGTGTCGCAGAGTCAATACGCTCGAGTTCTCAAATCTTTACCAGAAGGCTGGGACACTGAGATCTCTGACCAAATGTTGGAACTCCGTGACATGCCTCTTTCTGGTAAACCGTTCAATATCAAGCTGAAACATGGCGTGATCAGGGACATCATCGTGGATCGTACCATCCCAACCTGGGAGGTGAACATCCTGAAGAGTATCGTTAGCCAGTTGCAAGTAGACAGTCTGGGTGAGAACGCGATAAGAACGAGTGAAACGCAGATTCCGACCGACGAATATCCGTACGGAATGTTCAGAGCTATGGAAGATTCAGTTGGTGGAAAATGCGAAGTTCTTTACGATATCATGCCGCTGCCAGAGACAAACCTCTATGTTCAACCAGAATTGGTCCCTGTACCGGATTTGAAGAGAGAGGGACACTATATTGATATCCGCAAATCGAAGAACTTCAACAAATGTGATCAGAGGATGAACTATCAGTTTGGTATAACTGGCAACAAATATTGGGAAGCTGGGTCCAATAAGAATGGAAAATTCTTCTCG CAATCTGCGATGAGCAGAATCATCATATCAGGAACGCTGAAGAGTTACACCATCCAATCGGCGGCGACTACTAACATAATGTATATAAACCCAAGATTCTACGACCATGAACACGGGATGGTAGCCAGCAGGATGAATTTAACTTTGGCTGCCGTGAAGAAAATTACGAATCCTTTGCCCAAACCGAACTCACCGGAATCCACTGGCAACCTGGTTTACATTTACAGCAATCCTTACTCAGATATGGAGGAACGTAGAGTTGGCAAGGTAGTCGAGGATTCGGATAACATGATGCTTTCGGATAGCATCAGTTCTATAAGCTCGAGCGAAGAAGCCACGAAGGGTCAGAATTATCGAAGCCTTTCATCTGACTCGTCCAGCTCGTCCAGTTTTTCCAACAGCGAGGAGGACCATTACTGGCAGCCTAAACCCACGATGGAAGATGCTCCTCAGAATCCTTTGTCGTCCATATATATTGGCTACATGGGCAAATATATTGGAAAATCTAATGAAGTGGACGTTGTAGCGAAAAGTAAAGAACTTATTTCTCAAATAGCTAACGAGATGGAAGATCCGAACGATGTGTATGAAAACCATATTCTCGACAAGTACTCGGTTCTATGCAATCTATTTCGTACGATGAATAAGGAGCAAATGTTACAAGTCGATAAGCACGTACGTCTCTCTCCTCACGAGCTGAAATCGATGGACAAGACTCAGGTTCTTAAACAAAACGCTTGGACCGTATTGAAATCCGTTGTCGCTCAAGCTGGAACTGGACCGGCCTTTTTGGTTATCAAAAACTGGATCGAGATGAAGGAAGTCGATTCCAAGAGAGGTGCAGATCTCTTGGCTAAACTTCCCAAGACAGTTCGTGCACCTACTGCTGAATACATCATGGAATTCTTC AAACTAGCTACAGGTGAGACAGTGAAGAACGATCTAGCCCTGAACAGCTCGGCGATCATAGCATTCAGCGAGTTGGTCTATAACGCTCAAGTGAACAGAAAGGGCTTGCACAATCACTATCCGGTGCATACGTACGGTCGTCTCACGCCCAAACACGATAAGACAGTTACCGAATATTACATTCCCTACCTGGAGATGGAATTGAAGAAAGCTGTCGAAAGTGGCCAAAGCACGGTTATTCAGACTTACATCATGGCTTTAGGTAATATCGGTCATCCGAAGATTCTTCCCGTTCTCGAGCCTTACCTGGAAGGCAAAGTACAAGTGACGGTGTTCCAGAGGACGCTGATGGTCTCAGCTCTGGCCAAACTGGCTGAAAATTTTCCAAAATTAGCGCGTTCGATTTTGTATAAGATCTATTTGAACACCATGGAAGAGCACCAAGTGCGTTGCACCGCTGTCTTCATTCTGATGCAGACCGATCCTCCTTTAACCATGTTACAACGAATGGCAGAATTTACCAAGATCGACAAGAACAAACACGTGAACTCGGCCGTGAAGTCGACTTTGGAGAGCCTGGCGAACCTGAAGGACGCTGAATATCAAACGCTGGCGAAGAAAGCTCGCGTTGCAAAGAATCTACTGAGTCCAAGCGATTACAGCTACCATTACTCTCACGGATACATTACCGAATCGATCATGGACGAAGGAAATATAATTTCTCATATGATGCTGAAGTACATTGGCAGCGATGATAGCCTGATTcctaacgctatatactacgcCGTGTTCTCTACTTACGGAGACTTCAAGCTTCCTCCGTTCGAAGTGGTAACTATGGTTTCGAGCATTAGGTCCATTCTGGAGTTGAACACTAGCCCGGAAGAGAAGGAACGTATCAGATTGGCGGCTGAGAAGATCGCCGAACAGTTGAATATCATTCCTGATGAATTCATTCCTCTGGAAGGAAACATAATGTGGAACGGGAAGTACGGAGCGAGGTTCCTCCCCTTCGATCAGACCTGTCTCTCTCTACTCCGTGAAT TGTTGCTCATGTATCTGAAGGGCGAAAGTGAAGGAAAGCTCATCAACCGACTCGGATCCTACGACATAACATATGGCTTCCCCACAGAAACCGGATTGCCATTCGTCTATAATTTTGAACTACCGATGCTTCTCAAGATTACTGGAGCTATGAACAACGACGCGAAGAATCTAAAGACTATCAAAATGAAAACCGATTTTCGTATACTCTATGCAATGAAGATTCAAGGAAGAATGAGCTTCGTCACGCCCTTCGAGCACCAGGAGTACATCGCCGGCGTCGATGTGGACTTTAACCTTCACCTACCAATGAAACTGACTCTGGATATAGACCTACCTAAGCAGAACTTCGAAATAAAGATTTGGCCATTGAAAGGAGAAGACAAGGCACGATTATTGCATTACAGCGTCGTTCCATACGTCGCCAGTCACAACATTTTGAATTTACATCCTCTGCTCACTGAGAAAACAGCGCAAATGATAATTCCCGACGATATCTATTTGGATACTATTTCAGATTCGGATCTGTTGAAGGTGGTCCTGGAAGCTGACAAATCTTACGACTATAAGAACTGGCTTGACCTGGATATCGATAACTTGTTCAATGTTATTATAGCTCCGTGGTCCTCGGATAACGACAACTACTGCAAAGTAGACGTCTTCCTGAATCTGAAACGCGAACAGGTGGCACCATTCGTACTCAAAATGTCGTATGACTTTATGGAAATGGCACCCAACGCTGAAGACGCTAAACTATGGACACCCAAAGCTACAGCCATGGAGCCATCCGACAAGCATCCTGACAGCGAAGTTCGTAGGAAACAATGGTTGAACGAGGCTGCCAAGGGTGTCAAATCGGCCAAATCACAGGTGATAGATATTCGATTAGAAGTTCCAGTGACAAGCGAAGAGACTATTATGAACGTTATAACCGTTGCCACGTCCAACAGCGAAATTGAGAAGAAAGGACGAACGCTGGTATATTGGAGCTGTGAAACCTTGTTCGAAGTCTGCGCGGCTTCCCAGACGAAAGTCACGCCAGATAACACGGTGTTCTACGAAGAGGTCGCTCAATTGAAACCCAAGGTAGAATTTAATGCAGATTTTCGCATTGGAAAGGTCTGTTCCACTGGTGAACAGTTGAACATTAACAGTGTAGCTACCCAGAGTAAGGAATTAAGGGAACGAATCAAGAATTCATCTTTAATCAAAACCTGTGAGAAACAAATGCAGCAGGGTAACAAGATCCTCCGAGCCTGTCAAAATGCTGCTGCGATCTCTATGATTCTTGATCAAATAACTATCTCAGTGGATTTCCAATCGCAACATTTCATCAATTTCATCACCAAGGCTCTCAACGTCATAATGAACATCGATTATTTGAATGAAATCGCGTACATTCACACAGAGTTATCGAATCTTAAGGTCGCCGGTAAGAGGAAGATCGACATCGTGGCCAATCTGACCAACGATTTGGAATCAGCTGACGTATTAATCTCTACTCCGAATATGAACATTTACGCCAAAGACATAGACCTGTCTGCTCTTGAAATTTCTGTGGAGGACGTTCTGATGGCTGCAGACGAGAACATGGATATTCAAAACCTCTTGTACAATGAGGACGAAC CCGCCTGTATATTGGATAAAACCAGGGCGCAAACATTCGATAGCAAAGAGTACCCTCTGAGAGTAGGCAAGTGCTGGCACGTCGTCATGACCACGTATCCTCGAGTGAACCCAAATAATCCGAACGAGAAGATGCGTATGCACAAATTCGACAGCGTGAGCATCCTCACTCGTGATATGGAAAACGGACAGAGGGAAATGAAAGTTTTACTTGGTGACAAGGAGATGAAATTTGTACCTACTTCGAGCCAACCAAAAATTTTCGTGAACGAACAGCTCGTCAAGGTAACTAAGGACATGAGTTGGCAGGAAAGGATGGACGACGAGGTTTTGTACGAAATCTTCCAAATCAATGATCACTCTGTCGGCTTGGTTTCTGACGAATACGAACTGAACCTTGTTTACGATGGAAAACGTATAATGATGAAG GCGGGCGACAAATTCCGCAAAGCCATCCGTGGTCTCTGTGGTAACTACGACGGGAATCTGATCAACGATTTTATGGCTCCCGAGAAGTGCGTTTTTCGAAAACCCGAACAATTCATCGCCAGGTACGCTCTGACCAAGGAGGAATGCGAGAGTGAGTTTTTTGAGAACTCGAAATTGCCGATAGACCAAGATTGCGTATATGAAGAGAAGAATCATCTGAGCAACGTGATCAGCGACAAGGAATCTGGACGAAGAGATACTGAGGAATCAAACTGGGGATACCATAAACAAACCAAAAGCAAAGAGTGCACCACCATGAGGACTCACATAAAGGAAACTGAAAATATGATATGTTTCACGATTCGTCAAGTGCCTTCCTGCGCACCTGGTTGCTGGGCTACCGAGATGAAATCGAAAGATTATCAATACCACTGCATGAAGAGGAACGCAGCATCGCTGGCCTTGAAAGCCAGAATAGAAAAGGGTGCCAAGCCTGATCTCAGCCAGAAGTCAGTTACCTTAACCGAACCCATCAACGTTCCTCTTGCTTGCAAGGCCTAA